The Nitrospirales bacterium genome includes a window with the following:
- a CDS encoding M48 family metallopeptidase → MPAISHMSLPKPLVCLIVILALNACQKAPGTARDQFIYISEEKEIALGLSAFREVLASAPLSTNPEITLMVNRVGRRIAAAANKPTYHWEFAVIQDDEQINAFALPGGKVAIFTGILKYTKNEAGLATVMAHEVAHALQRHGAERYSAGILEQIAQIGTLAGAAAGGVDPGVAIGAMSAYGVGVALPNSRKQESEADYVGLQLMAKAGYDPREAVKFWERMSGCPRKMIGRFCFRSNAAVPEFLSTHPSDVTRINQIEAWLPKALEFYHPQADSPDLKKAS, encoded by the coding sequence ATGCCTGCAATCTCACACATGTCGCTTCCCAAACCCCTGGTCTGCCTAATAGTCATTCTCGCCCTCAACGCCTGTCAAAAAGCTCCAGGTACGGCCAGAGATCAATTTATTTATATCTCGGAAGAAAAAGAAATTGCGCTCGGGTTATCGGCCTTTCGCGAAGTGTTAGCAAGCGCTCCCCTCAGTACCAACCCTGAGATTACGCTGATGGTGAATCGGGTGGGACGTCGAATTGCTGCCGCGGCCAATAAGCCCACATACCATTGGGAGTTCGCGGTGATTCAAGATGATGAACAGATTAATGCGTTTGCGTTGCCTGGCGGAAAAGTCGCGATCTTTACAGGAATATTGAAGTACACGAAAAATGAAGCCGGGCTCGCTACCGTCATGGCCCACGAAGTAGCCCATGCGTTACAGCGGCACGGAGCCGAACGCTACAGTGCCGGTATTCTTGAGCAAATCGCGCAAATTGGCACCCTCGCCGGAGCAGCGGCTGGTGGCGTTGACCCGGGGGTCGCAATCGGAGCGATGTCCGCATACGGGGTGGGAGTGGCCTTACCCAATTCACGGAAACAGGAATCGGAAGCTGATTATGTCGGCCTCCAGCTCATGGCCAAAGCCGGATACGATCCACGAGAGGCCGTCAAGTTCTGGGAACGGATGAGTGGGTGTCCTCGAAAAATGATCGGACGATTTTGCTTCCGTTCAAACGCAGCCGTCCCGGAATTTCTGTCGACCCATCCATCTGACGTGACTCGGATCAATCAGATCGAGGCCTGGCTCCCCAAAGCTCTCGAATTTTATCATCCTCAGGCCGACTCCCCTGATTTGAAGAAAGCAAGCTGA
- a CDS encoding thermonuclease family protein has protein sequence MFQVGDKPITVHLANIHAPEMQAHCDREHHLARSALAFVSDALARAERIELDIQGTDRHQDSLAIVYADGKSVNQLLVDYEFAVSSTENHDPLVWCPQGMSP, from the coding sequence ATGTTTCAAGTCGGGGACAAACCGATCACCGTCCACCTTGCGAACATTCATGCGCCTGAGATGCAGGCTCATTGTGACCGCGAACATCATTTGGCTCGATCTGCGCTGGCGTTTGTCTCCGATGCTCTGGCACGGGCAGAACGTATTGAGCTCGACATTCAAGGGACCGATCGTCACCAGGATTCATTGGCTATCGTCTATGCCGATGGGAAAAGTGTGAACCAACTCCTGGTTGACTATGAATTTGCGGTTTCCTCGACCGAAAACCATGATCCCCTCGTGTGGTGCCCTCAGGGCATGTCGCCATAA
- a CDS encoding dihydroorotase, whose amino-acid sequence MTILIQGGTVIDPGRYHGRGSVLIRDGKIQAIGEDHSDSTQDSEPLTVIDATGLVVAPGFVDLHAHLREPGFEYKETIATGTASAVAGGFTSVCCMPNTSPVNDNQAVTEFILSRAKQAGKAHVFPIGAITKGSEGLELAEIGDLFAAGCVAISDDGRPVMNSQVMRRAMEYAKAFDLPVVDHCECLHLSDSGCMNEGLVSTELGMPGIPNAAEDVMVARNLALAELTGARLHIAHLSTAGSVRLTRQAKAQGIAVTAEVCPHHFTLTDDATRGFDANAKMNPPLRTAADVEAVKEGISDGTIDTIATDHAPHAPQEKQLEFDKAPFGIVGFETAFPLTIALVEEGVLSLEQAIEKLTSAPAKAFGLKKGTLAVGQDADIVLLDPSCQWEVDPDRFYSKSRNTPFAGWRVKGKVMKTIVGGAVVYECT is encoded by the coding sequence ATGACGATATTGATTCAAGGCGGTACAGTGATCGACCCCGGGAGATACCATGGTCGAGGCTCGGTATTGATTCGCGATGGCAAGATCCAGGCGATCGGAGAGGATCATTCGGATTCCACTCAAGATTCGGAACCGTTAACCGTCATTGATGCCACGGGACTTGTTGTCGCTCCGGGGTTTGTGGATCTTCACGCACATTTGCGGGAACCCGGGTTCGAGTACAAAGAGACGATTGCCACAGGAACCGCTTCGGCGGTTGCCGGGGGATTTACATCAGTCTGTTGTATGCCCAACACCAGCCCGGTGAATGACAATCAAGCGGTAACAGAGTTTATCTTGAGCCGAGCCAAGCAAGCCGGAAAAGCGCATGTGTTTCCGATTGGCGCTATTACCAAGGGTTCGGAGGGGCTTGAATTGGCAGAAATTGGCGATCTTTTCGCGGCGGGCTGCGTGGCGATTTCTGATGACGGCCGTCCCGTGATGAACAGTCAGGTGATGCGTCGAGCGATGGAATATGCAAAAGCCTTTGACCTGCCTGTCGTCGATCATTGCGAATGCCTGCATCTTTCGGATAGCGGTTGTATGAATGAAGGGCTGGTGTCCACGGAGCTGGGCATGCCAGGCATACCCAATGCCGCGGAAGATGTTATGGTGGCACGAAACCTCGCCCTGGCTGAATTGACAGGGGCCAGACTGCATATTGCCCATCTCAGCACGGCAGGCTCTGTCCGGCTCACCCGCCAAGCCAAGGCGCAAGGGATAGCTGTGACCGCTGAAGTCTGCCCGCATCACTTTACATTGACGGATGATGCCACCCGTGGATTTGATGCCAATGCGAAAATGAATCCTCCACTCAGAACGGCCGCTGATGTTGAAGCGGTGAAAGAAGGCATTTCGGATGGGACGATCGATACGATCGCGACCGATCATGCGCCGCATGCCCCTCAAGAAAAACAATTGGAGTTCGATAAGGCGCCCTTTGGAATCGTGGGATTCGAAACGGCTTTTCCCTTAACCATCGCACTCGTGGAAGAGGGTGTCCTATCGCTCGAACAAGCCATCGAAAAGCTCACGTCCGCCCCGGCAAAGGCCTTCGGCCTGAAAAAAGGAACATTAGCGGTTGGACAGGATGCCGATATTGTCCTCTTAGATCCTTCTTGCCAATGGGAAGTCGACCCCGATCGGTTTTATTCCAAGAGCCGCAATACTCCCTTTGCCGGTTGGCGAGTCAAGGGAAAAGTCATGAAGACAATCGTGGGTGGCGCGGTTGTGTATGAATGTACATAG
- the carA gene encoding glutamine-hydrolyzing carbamoyl-phosphate synthase small subunit has product MKNALLVLADGTVFKGMPLGYSGETSGEVVFNTAMTGYQEILTDPSYKGQMVAMTCSQIGNYGVTQEDSESRRLWIEGFIVREPSAKPSNWRNSGTLSDYLATHQVVGIAGIDTRALTRHLRDHGSQQGIISHANSDLASLREKARNLPSIVGRDLVAEVTCATPYRWEEGTGDWPTEPPNMPDSTDHQRFKSCKVVVLDFGVKWNILRRLVDVGCEVHVVPASTTADEIKAFDPEGILLSNGPGDPEAVPYAVKTVRELIGWRPIFGICLGHQILGLALGMNAHKLQFGHHGGNHPVIDLRSRKVEITSQNHNFAVGPSQIDHAHADGLPEFHTQWGRVQVTHRSLNDGCCEGMLGLDMPFMSTQYHPEASPGPHDSAYIFRQFMKNLPQHSTSS; this is encoded by the coding sequence ATGAAGAACGCGTTGTTAGTCCTCGCCGATGGAACCGTGTTTAAGGGAATGCCTCTCGGGTATTCCGGGGAAACGTCTGGCGAAGTGGTGTTTAACACCGCGATGACAGGATACCAGGAGATTTTAACGGACCCCTCGTACAAGGGGCAGATGGTCGCCATGACCTGCTCCCAAATCGGCAATTATGGCGTGACGCAAGAAGATTCAGAATCAAGACGACTGTGGATTGAAGGCTTTATCGTTCGAGAACCGTCTGCCAAACCGAGCAACTGGCGAAACTCCGGCACATTGTCCGACTATTTGGCGACACATCAGGTCGTGGGAATCGCTGGGATTGACACGCGCGCATTGACGAGACACTTGCGTGATCACGGATCACAGCAAGGTATCATCTCGCACGCCAATTCTGATCTGGCATCGCTTCGGGAAAAGGCTCGCAACCTGCCGTCGATCGTCGGAAGAGATTTAGTGGCGGAAGTTACCTGCGCGACGCCTTATCGCTGGGAAGAAGGCACAGGGGATTGGCCAACCGAACCTCCGAATATGCCAGACTCAACGGACCATCAACGCTTCAAGAGCTGTAAAGTCGTCGTGCTCGACTTTGGTGTGAAGTGGAACATCCTCCGGCGTTTGGTTGACGTCGGCTGCGAGGTTCATGTGGTACCGGCTTCAACGACGGCAGACGAAATCAAAGCCTTCGACCCAGAAGGTATTCTGCTCTCGAATGGTCCAGGCGATCCTGAAGCCGTTCCCTATGCCGTAAAGACGGTGCGGGAATTGATCGGGTGGCGTCCCATTTTTGGCATCTGTCTCGGCCATCAAATTCTCGGATTGGCCTTAGGCATGAACGCGCATAAGTTGCAATTTGGTCATCATGGAGGCAATCACCCTGTGATCGACTTACGGTCGCGAAAGGTTGAGATTACTTCGCAAAACCACAACTTTGCCGTGGGACCGTCTCAGATCGACCATGCCCATGCCGATGGGCTTCCTGAATTTCACACCCAATGGGGTCGCGTCCAAGTCACGCATCGGAGTTTGAATGACGGATGCTGCGAGGGTATGCTTGGATTAGATATGCCGTTCATGTCCACCCAATATCATCCGGAAGCCTCACCTGGTCCGCACGATTCAGCGTATATCTTTCGACAGTTCATGAAAAACTTACCACAGCATTCGACGTCATCATGA
- a CDS encoding ATP-binding protein: MILHTSHLPRVRRQSASYRQIIVLLISTITLATIARILFNPFLGGHLPYVTYFIAVAVSARMEGWRSATLVTVVGFPLAWYLFVPYQNSFMIEHNVFISGFAMYFMVCFAFGFLGNALLRERRRASEQAEYLATILESIGNGVIVVDTDLRITNVNPAAQSMIGVSADEVLGESLVQAIDWKDEQARRSFESLAHTALNSQKVMTSAQVTSLVTQSGETIVIKQNAAPIRSHSGNITGCVLVLHDMTEEHRLQIENTQKTLAAERLANDLEKADHRKDEFLAMLAHELRNPLASVRTAADILRLSGHTDETVAATSSTVERQIRHLSLLIDDLLDVSRITQGKIQLRKAPVEIAEMIEIGLDIARPLLEKCQHTLQVDAPCKSIYLNADRLRVAQIIGNLLHNACKFTSDHGDIHLTIQYDEAILTIIVRDNGIGLAPENLNDIFEMFVQIDTSISRTSNGSGIGLTVVRNLANLHGGSVHAHSKGLGYGSTFTVSLPLERVDPPAEPAMPLPSVKSCRVLVVDDNENNATMMKALLEMENIVVDLAFDGLSAFHKALEFVPDVILLDLGLPKLNGYQVCERLRAEPCGANIFIIALTGWGQESSRQRTQQIGFDDHLVKPVGHREIMEAIAKGVALVHERRVGSGAEGEFPISCDTVQIHMHASMQSKAEYHA, translated from the coding sequence TTGATTCTCCATACGTCGCATTTGCCAAGAGTTCGCAGACAATCGGCATCCTACCGCCAAATCATCGTGTTGCTGATTTCCACAATCACGCTCGCAACAATTGCGCGGATTCTATTCAATCCGTTCCTTGGCGGTCATTTACCCTATGTGACCTACTTTATCGCTGTAGCAGTAAGCGCCAGAATGGAAGGTTGGCGTTCTGCCACCCTCGTGACTGTTGTGGGGTTTCCATTAGCGTGGTATCTCTTTGTGCCATACCAGAACTCGTTTATGATTGAACACAACGTGTTCATTTCCGGCTTTGCGATGTATTTTATGGTGTGCTTCGCTTTTGGGTTTTTGGGTAATGCCTTACTGAGGGAACGGCGGCGGGCTAGTGAGCAGGCTGAGTATCTGGCGACGATACTTGAAAGTATCGGGAATGGGGTGATTGTCGTCGACACAGACCTACGGATTACGAATGTGAACCCCGCTGCACAGAGCATGATCGGGGTCTCAGCGGATGAAGTACTTGGAGAGTCGCTCGTCCAGGCCATAGATTGGAAAGACGAACAGGCCAGGCGTTCATTTGAGTCACTGGCACACACTGCGCTCAACTCTCAAAAAGTCATGACGTCAGCACAGGTCACGTCACTTGTGACCCAAAGCGGCGAAACAATCGTGATTAAACAAAATGCCGCTCCCATCCGATCCCACTCAGGGAACATCACCGGCTGCGTGTTGGTTCTGCATGACATGACTGAGGAACATCGGCTGCAAATTGAAAATACGCAAAAAACCCTCGCCGCCGAACGCCTCGCGAATGACCTCGAAAAAGCTGATCACCGCAAAGATGAATTTTTGGCCATGTTAGCTCACGAGCTTCGAAACCCACTGGCATCTGTGCGTACGGCTGCCGACATTCTGCGCTTGTCTGGACATACTGACGAAACCGTCGCCGCCACTTCATCCACGGTAGAACGGCAGATTCGGCATCTTTCCCTGCTTATAGACGACCTGCTTGATGTGAGTCGCATCACACAAGGGAAGATCCAACTTCGTAAGGCGCCGGTTGAAATTGCTGAAATGATTGAAATCGGCCTCGATATTGCCAGACCTTTGCTTGAGAAGTGCCAGCATACGCTACAAGTTGATGCGCCTTGCAAAAGCATCTATCTGAATGCTGATCGGTTGCGTGTTGCGCAAATTATCGGAAACCTGCTTCACAATGCATGCAAATTTACCAGTGACCATGGAGATATACATCTGACCATTCAATACGATGAAGCGATTTTGACGATAATCGTTCGTGACAATGGTATCGGGCTCGCGCCTGAAAATCTCAATGATATCTTTGAGATGTTTGTCCAGATCGATACGTCAATCAGTCGGACGAGTAACGGTTCTGGCATAGGCCTTACGGTGGTCCGTAATCTTGCGAACCTGCATGGTGGATCAGTGCACGCTCATAGTAAGGGGCTCGGATACGGGAGTACCTTTACAGTGTCCTTACCCCTAGAGAGAGTCGATCCTCCGGCTGAGCCTGCTATGCCATTGCCAAGTGTTAAAAGTTGCCGTGTGCTGGTGGTTGATGACAACGAGAACAATGCAACCATGATGAAAGCGCTGTTGGAAATGGAAAATATTGTTGTTGACCTTGCATTTGATGGATTAAGCGCATTTCATAAAGCTCTTGAATTCGTACCGGATGTCATCCTGCTTGATCTTGGCTTACCGAAGTTGAATGGGTATCAAGTCTGTGAACGTTTGCGCGCGGAGCCTTGTGGGGCCAATATCTTTATTATAGCTCTGACAGGATGGGGGCAAGAATCCAGCCGTCAACGAACTCAGCAAATAGGGTTCGACGACCACCTGGTAAAGCCAGTCGGTCATCGTGAGATCATGGAGGCCATAGCCAAAGGGGTCGCGTTAGTTCACGAGAGGCGTGTAGGCTCAGGTGCAGAAGGTGAATTTCCCATTTCGTGCGACACTGTTCAAATCCATATGCATGCCTCTATGCAGTCGAAGGCCGAGTATCACGCGTAA
- the sppA gene encoding signal peptide peptidase SppA, translating to MYKLTSVMLIFLGLPGCISQPSLFSSVGPLQESTVSGEGEQKILMIDIAGMLTSSKPSGFIDQIVDRPSLPARLKEELLQASEDQHIKAVILRINSPGGTVTASDILHHEIQEFKEKYNIPVIASILDLGTSGGYYLATAADRIIAHPSTITGSIGVIMVSINAEGLLQKIGVTPRTITSGPNKAMGSPFHTMTDEERAIFQGVIDSMYEQFVAVVKAGRPNLNEQEIRRLADGRIYTASQALDAGLIDTIGYMEDAVALAKKQANLDEATVITYHRAGGYKHNIYSSTLTENIESRKYPSLDASSLLTLLSGGAPQFLYMWMP from the coding sequence ATGTATAAACTCACTTCCGTCATGCTCATATTCTTGGGGCTGCCCGGGTGTATCAGTCAACCATCGCTGTTCTCTTCCGTCGGACCATTGCAAGAATCCACGGTCTCAGGCGAAGGCGAACAAAAAATTCTGATGATTGATATCGCCGGAATGCTCACATCAAGCAAACCTTCCGGGTTTATCGATCAAATCGTCGATCGCCCAAGCTTGCCCGCGCGGCTCAAAGAGGAGCTTCTTCAGGCAAGTGAAGATCAACACATCAAGGCGGTAATCCTTCGCATCAACAGTCCCGGTGGAACCGTTACCGCCTCGGATATTCTTCATCATGAAATTCAAGAATTCAAAGAAAAATACAATATTCCCGTCATTGCCTCAATCCTTGACCTCGGCACCTCTGGAGGCTATTACCTGGCGACAGCCGCCGATAGGATTATCGCGCATCCTTCAACGATCACGGGAAGTATTGGTGTGATCATGGTGTCGATCAATGCTGAAGGATTATTGCAAAAAATAGGCGTGACGCCTCGTACCATCACGTCTGGCCCGAATAAAGCCATGGGCTCCCCGTTTCATACGATGACTGACGAAGAACGCGCGATTTTTCAGGGTGTGATTGATTCCATGTACGAGCAATTCGTCGCCGTCGTTAAAGCGGGACGTCCAAACTTGAACGAACAAGAGATTCGCCGCCTTGCAGATGGTCGAATCTATACCGCCTCGCAAGCTCTCGATGCGGGATTGATCGATACGATCGGCTACATGGAAGATGCCGTCGCATTGGCTAAAAAACAGGCCAATCTCGACGAGGCGACCGTCATCACCTATCACCGAGCCGGAGGCTATAAACACAATATCTACTCGAGTACTCTGACGGAAAATATCGAGAGCCGGAAGTATCCAAGCCTTGATGCGTCATCTCTTTTGACACTCTTAAGTGGAGGGGCTCCGCAATTTCTGTACATGTGGATGCCATGA
- a CDS encoding glutamate-5-semialdehyde dehydrogenase — MEIKEELELPDEESEVIEAGAPETEEEPLSNEDYLKALLTTARSAARPLSVLTAAAKNQALLSMAEGLEEATDAILEANEEDLTNFGDDPSRTAMADRLKLTPERVAGMATQIREIAALRDPVGESLGIWQRPNGMKVGKVRVPIGVIGIIYESRPNVTADAAALCLKSGNVCVLRGGSEAIHSNTAIAKILGEAASKSGIPEGAITFIDRPDREVVIGLLKSDQYVDLIIPRGGESLMATVTSNSTIPVVKHDKGVCHIYVDADADLEQAQKIAFNAKVQRPSTCNTMECLLVNEKVAKTFLVPLGKQLREAGVEIRGCPKTCGIVPEAKPAQDDDYGKEFLSLILAVKVVKDMEQAMEHIETYGSRHTESILTNNYNRALRFLRQVDASAVMINASTRLNDGYEFGLGAEMGISTTRLHARGPMGLEDLTCSKYVVYGSGQIRE, encoded by the coding sequence ATGGAAATTAAGGAAGAACTTGAACTGCCAGACGAAGAATCAGAAGTCATTGAAGCGGGGGCTCCAGAAACCGAAGAAGAGCCCTTAAGCAACGAGGACTATCTTAAGGCTTTGCTTACGACAGCTCGTTCGGCTGCGCGACCGTTGAGCGTCTTGACCGCCGCAGCCAAAAATCAGGCCCTCCTCTCGATGGCTGAAGGACTCGAGGAAGCCACCGATGCGATACTCGAAGCCAATGAAGAAGATCTGACGAATTTTGGCGATGATCCCTCGCGTACCGCGATGGCCGACCGGCTCAAACTCACCCCCGAACGTGTAGCGGGCATGGCCACACAAATCAGGGAAATCGCGGCATTGCGTGATCCAGTTGGGGAGTCGCTTGGGATTTGGCAACGCCCCAACGGTATGAAAGTCGGAAAAGTCCGCGTCCCGATCGGCGTCATCGGGATCATTTATGAATCCCGTCCCAATGTCACGGCCGATGCGGCGGCCTTGTGCTTGAAGTCTGGTAACGTGTGCGTGCTTCGTGGCGGTTCTGAAGCGATTCACTCCAACACAGCCATCGCGAAAATCTTAGGAGAGGCTGCCAGCAAGTCGGGGATTCCGGAAGGCGCGATTACCTTTATAGACCGGCCAGATCGCGAAGTCGTGATCGGCCTGCTCAAAAGCGACCAATATGTCGACCTGATTATTCCTCGCGGAGGGGAATCGCTGATGGCCACGGTCACGTCCAATTCCACGATTCCCGTGGTCAAGCATGATAAAGGCGTATGTCATATTTATGTAGATGCGGATGCCGATCTCGAACAGGCGCAAAAGATCGCCTTCAACGCCAAAGTGCAGCGTCCGTCTACGTGTAACACTATGGAGTGCCTGTTGGTGAACGAGAAGGTCGCCAAAACATTCCTCGTTCCACTTGGGAAACAACTGCGTGAAGCCGGAGTTGAAATTCGCGGATGCCCCAAAACCTGCGGAATCGTGCCAGAGGCCAAGCCTGCACAGGATGATGACTACGGGAAAGAATTTCTTTCTCTGATCCTGGCGGTCAAAGTCGTCAAGGACATGGAGCAGGCGATGGAGCATATTGAAACATATGGCTCCCGCCATACCGAGTCTATCTTGACGAACAATTACAATCGCGCGCTTCGTTTCCTGCGTCAGGTGGATGCCAGTGCGGTCATGATCAATGCTTCCACCAGACTGAACGATGGATATGAATTTGGCCTTGGGGCGGAAATGGGTATTAGTACAACACGCCTCCATGCCCGTGGCCCGATGGGCCTGGAAGATCTCACGTGCTCAAAGTATGTAGTGTACGGCTCAGGACAAATCCGAGAATGA
- a CDS encoding SOS response-associated peptidase: protein MLQVAHMPTLKPRYNIAPNQMVACARHSSENGSRECVMLRWGLVPSWAKDVRTGSKMINARCETITEKPSFRNAFRTRRCLVLADGFYEWKREGKAKQPYYICFKDHRPFAFAGLWERWQQFEDRIDSCAIITTGSNTLMEAIHPRMPVILNPRDFNTWLDPAVHEPASLSPLLSSCSSDEMKAYPVSTLVNNPRQDCEECMAEVA, encoded by the coding sequence ATGCTTCAGGTGGCTCACATGCCGACGTTGAAGCCACGGTACAACATTGCCCCGAATCAAATGGTTGCCTGTGCGCGCCATTCATCAGAGAATGGTTCTCGAGAATGTGTGATGCTGAGATGGGGGCTGGTCCCCTCATGGGCTAAAGATGTCCGCACCGGCAGCAAGATGATCAACGCACGATGTGAAACCATCACCGAAAAACCTTCATTCAGAAACGCCTTCCGGACGCGACGTTGTCTGGTACTGGCTGATGGATTTTATGAATGGAAGCGCGAAGGCAAGGCTAAACAGCCTTACTACATTTGCTTTAAGGATCATCGTCCATTTGCGTTTGCCGGACTGTGGGAACGATGGCAGCAATTTGAGGATAGGATCGATTCCTGCGCGATCATCACGACGGGTTCGAACACGCTCATGGAGGCAATTCATCCACGGATGCCGGTCATCCTCAACCCGAGGGACTTTAATACGTGGCTCGATCCAGCCGTCCATGAGCCCGCTTCCCTCTCTCCCCTCCTCAGCTCTTGTTCATCTGACGAAATGAAAGCGTATCCAGTCAGTACCCTCGTCAATAATCCGCGACAGGATTGTGAGGAATGCATGGCGGAAGTCGCCTAG
- the pyrR gene encoding bifunctional pyr operon transcriptional regulator/uracil phosphoribosyltransferase PyrR gives MNNEHIVMDAEEMGRALTRISHEILERNKGAKSLALVGIRTGGVYLAQRLAERIKQIEQNDVPLGELDITLYRDDLASRREQPEVRKTLIPFHISEMKVVLVDDVLFTGRTIRAAMDALIDLGRPDEIQLAVLVDRGHRQLPIRANYVGKSIPTAEDQKVQVLLHELGENDRVTIASP, from the coding sequence TTGAATAACGAACATATCGTGATGGACGCGGAAGAAATGGGGCGTGCGCTGACCCGAATCAGTCATGAAATCCTCGAACGCAATAAAGGCGCAAAATCTCTTGCTTTGGTCGGCATCAGAACGGGAGGAGTCTATCTCGCTCAACGATTGGCGGAGCGCATCAAGCAGATCGAGCAAAATGATGTTCCCCTCGGGGAATTGGACATCACGCTGTATCGTGATGATTTAGCCAGTCGGCGAGAGCAGCCAGAGGTGAGGAAAACCTTAATTCCGTTCCATATTTCCGAGATGAAAGTCGTCTTGGTCGATGATGTACTGTTCACCGGAAGAACCATTCGTGCGGCGATGGATGCCTTGATCGACCTGGGAAGGCCGGATGAAATTCAATTGGCGGTTTTAGTGGACCGGGGACACCGGCAACTGCCTATTCGAGCAAACTATGTCGGGAAAAGCATCCCAACTGCTGAAGACCAGAAAGTTCAAGTTTTACTTCATGAATTGGGCGAGAATGATCGTGTGACGATCGCCTCACCGTAA
- a CDS encoding aspartate carbamoyltransferase catalytic subunit, translating to MGIKSKDLLGLSALTPDDIRLILRTSESFKEVSGREIKKVPALRGKTVVNLFFEPSTRTRTSFELAAKRLSADVINFSPSTSSIVKGETLLDTARNIESMQADIIVLRHSSPGAAETLAKGVRSSVINAGDGWHEHPTQALLDLFTILERKKEIQGLTVTIVGDIAHSRVARSNIYALTKLGAHVRVVAPPTMIPLHIHSLGVTVYSNLDDALEGVDVIIMLRLQLERLGRAFFPSIREYARLYCLNRTRLSRAKADVMVMHPGPLNRGVEITPDVADSPAAVILDQVSNGVAVRMGIMYLLSGSGAA from the coding sequence ATGGGAATCAAAAGCAAGGATTTGCTTGGCTTGTCGGCGCTCACACCGGACGACATTCGCCTCATTCTCCGCACCTCAGAGTCTTTTAAAGAGGTCAGTGGCAGGGAGATCAAAAAAGTCCCGGCCTTACGAGGAAAAACAGTCGTAAATTTATTCTTTGAGCCAAGCACCCGCACGCGAACCTCGTTTGAATTAGCCGCCAAACGGTTGAGTGCTGATGTGATCAACTTTTCACCATCAACTAGCAGTATCGTCAAAGGGGAAACCCTGCTGGATACCGCCCGCAATATTGAATCCATGCAGGCTGATATTATCGTGCTGCGTCACTCATCACCGGGTGCTGCGGAAACGTTAGCCAAAGGCGTCCGATCCTCAGTGATTAACGCTGGGGACGGTTGGCACGAGCATCCGACTCAAGCGTTGCTTGACCTGTTCACGATCTTGGAACGGAAGAAAGAGATTCAGGGGCTAACAGTCACGATTGTCGGTGATATCGCCCACAGTCGTGTGGCGCGATCCAATATCTATGCGTTAACCAAGTTGGGAGCGCATGTACGGGTCGTCGCTCCTCCGACGATGATTCCCCTGCATATTCACTCATTGGGCGTGACCGTGTATTCTAACCTGGATGACGCCCTGGAAGGTGTGGACGTGATCATCATGTTGCGCCTCCAATTGGAACGCCTTGGTCGCGCGTTTTTCCCCAGTATTCGTGAATATGCGCGTCTCTACTGTTTGAATCGAACACGCCTCAGCCGGGCGAAGGCCGACGTGATGGTGATGCACCCTGGTCCGTTGAATCGAGGAGTTGAGATCACGCCCGATGTCGCCGATAGTCCAGCAGCCGTGATTCTGGACCAGGTCTCCAATGGGGTGGCGGTACGGATGGGGATCATGTATCTTCTTTCAGGATCAGGCGCCGCGTAG
- a CDS encoding DUF4149 domain-containing protein, giving the protein MKPGTIRWQVVGYFLEILGLCIWVGGLIMIVAVVIPAVFNSFGMEPAGRFLRRVFDGYSLLTSGILGLLVCLTGLRYWQGTFSENMVLPVQRLEIFLLAGMIMTTVLIMGVLGPKAIALQEQAFEATAEAEKKAAYDHFFRMHMIVRALHFINVGLATGLLISKLRRGLATANPFVTSVQGRS; this is encoded by the coding sequence GTGAAACCGGGAACAATTCGATGGCAAGTGGTGGGCTATTTTCTCGAAATTTTGGGGCTCTGCATATGGGTTGGCGGGCTCATCATGATTGTGGCTGTCGTGATTCCAGCCGTCTTTAACTCGTTTGGGATGGAGCCGGCTGGCCGGTTCCTGCGTCGCGTCTTTGATGGATATAGCCTTCTCACGTCAGGCATTCTCGGTCTTCTCGTCTGTTTGACCGGGCTTCGCTATTGGCAAGGGACCTTCTCGGAAAATATGGTGCTTCCCGTTCAACGACTGGAGATTTTCTTACTCGCAGGCATGATCATGACGACCGTTCTCATCATGGGCGTATTAGGCCCGAAGGCGATTGCCCTCCAAGAGCAGGCATTCGAAGCCACGGCTGAAGCCGAAAAAAAAGCCGCGTACGATCATTTTTTCCGGATGCATATGATCGTTCGTGCTCTCCATTTTATCAATGTGGGATTGGCTACCGGGTTGCTGATCTCCAAACTTCGTCGTGGACTTGCCACGGCCAATCCTTTCGTGACGTCAGTTCAAGGTAGATCATGA